The Bacillota bacterium genome segment GCCTCACCCTAAAGATGACGCTTTCTGCTGGAAGCCCAAACGGTACGGCGAGAGCGCGGTCTAATTGAATAACTATGTAACTGACGAACACTGCCATGGCACACGAGAGAAACACGCTGATTAGAACAAATACTCCACCCTGTTTAATCCGCATCATCATCCTCCAGTCGGGTTAGCTACCTGTCACGCCCTGTACTAATAGTAGAGCAGAAAAGCAGTAGAGAAGGACCCTAATGGTGTCTCACCATCAGATTAAGATCAAGCGTCCCGCGTGTTGCGCGACCCCCTTGTCTCTGTTTGGGGGAGTATGCTTGCTTCTCTGATATTCTTAAGCCCGAGCAACTGCATGGTCAGGCGCTCGGCGCCGATGGCAAACCCACCGTGAGGAGGCATACCATAGCGAAACACCTGCAGGTAGAATTCGTATTGCTCAGGGCGTAGTCCGCGCCCTGTCATGCTAGCTAGGAGCGGTGCCAGAGAGTGTTGCCGCAAGCCACCGGTGGTTACCTCTTGTCCTCTGAAGATCAGATCGAAAGATTCAGTGAGAGTGTCATCGTGATGCCCCGGCAGAGCGTAGAAGGGCCGGATGGAACGAGGGTAGCTGTGTAAGAATACGGCGGCGACGCCATACTCGCGCTCGGCCCACTGCGAGATGAGTCTTTCTCCCTCTGGGTCGATGTTCTCGTCAGCGGGGATGGCCTTGCCATAGGTTTTCTCTAGAATGGACAGCGCTTCCCTTAGGGCGAGCCTGGGAATCGGCGGAATCTCAGGTGGGCACTTAATGGCCCCGCCAAACTCATGGCAAAGTAACGACAACAGTGACTTGATAAAGGATTCCTCTAGGTCCATAAGTTCGTTCACATCGCCTACAAAACCCATCTCAATGTCAAGGCTAATGTACTCATTTAAATGACGGGAGGTTCTGTGTTCTTCTGCCCTAAACACCGGCCCCACTTCAAAGACGCGTTCAAAACCTGAACCGACCAGCATCTGTTTAAAGAATTGCGGACTTTGGGCAAGGTAGGCGACTTCGCCGAAGTAGTCGACACTAAACAGCTCGGCACCACCTTCCGTACCGGTGGCCACAATCTTCGGGGTGCTGACGCGGGTGAAACCCTGATGCGCGAAAAACTGTTCAAAGTGCATAACTACCTGCTGCTGCACTCGAAAAACCTGCTGGAAAGAAGGGTGCCGCAGGCAGAGTGGGCGAAAACGGTCGATGAGGCCTAAGCCGACCTCAAGCGCAGGCTTGTTTATAGGGAATGGCAAGTTGTCTGCCGGATTTAGCACAGATAAATCTTCCACCTGTAATTCAACAGGGAAAGCGCGGGAGCGCGAAGGAACGACAAGTCCGCGCACCTCCACCACGCTCTCTAGAGACGGCAAAGCGCCCGCCACGCTACCTGAGAGCACGGCTTGCGCCTCGCCGCTCCGATCAGCTAGAACTAGGAAGGATAGCTCCGCGCCTACGGCGCGCGTGCGGCGCACCCAACCCTTAAGGACGACCAATTCTCCAGCGTGAAGTGAGAGCTTAGCGGCAAGAACTCTTTTGTACATTAACAAGCACCTCCAAGATAAAATAATCCCCCCTCGCTAGGGACGAGAGGGGATTGCCCGTGGTGCCACCCTGATTGG includes the following:
- the aspS gene encoding aspartate--tRNA(Asn) ligase; translation: MYKRVLAAKLSLHAGELVVLKGWVRRTRAVGAELSFLVLADRSGEAQAVLSGSVAGALPSLESVVEVRGLVVPSRSRAFPVELQVEDLSVLNPADNLPFPINKPALEVGLGLIDRFRPLCLRHPSFQQVFRVQQQVVMHFEQFFAHQGFTRVSTPKIVATGTEGGAELFSVDYFGEVAYLAQSPQFFKQMLVGSGFERVFEVGPVFRAEEHRTSRHLNEYISLDIEMGFVGDVNELMDLEESFIKSLLSLLCHEFGGAIKCPPEIPPIPRLALREALSILEKTYGKAIPADENIDPEGERLISQWAEREYGVAAVFLHSYPRSIRPFYALPGHHDDTLTESFDLIFRGQEVTTGGLRQHSLAPLLASMTGRGLRPEQYEFYLQVFRYGMPPHGGFAIGAERLTMQLLGLKNIREASILPQTETRGSRNTRDA